A DNA window from Rhineura floridana isolate rRhiFlo1 chromosome 11, rRhiFlo1.hap2, whole genome shotgun sequence contains the following coding sequences:
- the GJD3 gene encoding gap junction delta-3 protein has protein sequence MGEWGFLSSLLDAVQEHSPMVGRFWLVVMLIFRILILATVGSDVFDDEQEEFECNTRQVGCKQICYDLAFPISHYRFWVFHIVVLSAPAVLFVIYSMHQTTKINQKEREAGEEEASRAEKKAPGQFGLQPSQRSQNIKTFYIVNVVVRILAEMGFLVGQWMLYGFQVGYQYICKHHLCPHDIDCFVSRPTEKTIFIQFYFMVGLVSALLSLVELAHLLFKNRCGRCCIIGPPTTASYEQQDNWSNQKQEKSQHFLAPKEGGANGTPSHGGIPNHYEPKAHFHHKSSTKSSRSSRSSARADLTV, from the coding sequence ATGGGCGAATGGGGATTCTTGAGCTCCCTTCTGGATGCAGTGCAGGAACATTCGCCCATGGTGGGACGCTTCTGGCTGGTGGTGATGCTGATCTTCCGCATCCTGATCCTGGCCACGGTGGGCAGTGatgtctttgatgatgagcagGAAGAGTTTGAGTGCAACACGCGGCAGGTTGGGTGCAAGCAGATTTGCTATGACTTGGCCTTTCCCATTTCCCACTACCGCTTCTGGGTCTTCCACATTGTGGTACTTTCTGCCCCAGCGGTCCTCTTCGTCATCTACTCCATGCACCAGACCACAAAGATCAACCAGAAGGAAAGggaagcaggagaggaggaagccaGCCGGGCAGAGAAAAAGGCTCCTGGACAATTTGGACTCCAGCCCAGCCAACGCAGCCAAAACATCAAGACCTTTTACATCGTCAATGTTGTAGTGAGGATCTTGGCTGAGATGGGCTTTCTGGTCGGACAGTGGATGTTGTACGGCTTCCAGGTGGGATATCAGTACATTTGCAAGCATCACTTGTGCCCTCACGACATTGATTGCTTTGTTTCTCGGCCAACTGAGAAAACCATCTTCATCCAGTTCTACTTCATGGTGGGTCTGGTTTCAGCTTTGCTGAGCTTGGTGGAGCTGGCTCACCTTTTATTCAAGAACCGGTGCGGGAGATGTTGCATCATCGGCCCTCCCACCACTGCATCTTACGAACAGCAGGACAACTGGTCCAATCAGAAGCAAGAGAAATCACAGCACTTTCTGGCCCCAAAAGAGGGGGGAGCCAATGGGACACCTTCTCATGGTGGAATTCCCAACCATTATGAGCCCAAGGCCCACTTCCATCACAAAAGCTCCACCAAGAGCAGCCGATCTTCTCGCTCTTCTGCCAGAGCTGACTTGACAGTGTGA